One Leisingera sp. M658 genomic window carries:
- the xdhA gene encoding xanthine dehydrogenase small subunit codes for MALAFRLNGEDVLIEHADASVTLLDWLRDAKGLTGTKEGCNEGDCGACTVMVTDSRGSKALNACILFLPQLNGKSVRTVEGAAGPDGSLHPVQQAMIDHHGSQCGFCTPGFIMSMVTAHTNGATDYDDQLAGNLCRCTGYAPIIRAAKAASGAPVPDWIADETSFTFSEILRGEAAGREAAPPSAPPAATPPLLPASADELAELYSANPDATLVAGATDVGLWVTKQLRHLPQMIFLDGCTDLKDIEVTDTSVRIGAMADMNALRTAIEPLHPSFAEMLRRFASQQVRAAATVGGNIANGSPIGDTPPALIALGATLHLRNGDDRRDLPLEDFFLGYGKQDRQPGEFVEAVSFPRQPGALKVYKLSKRFDQDISAVLGAFNVTVGNGRITTARIAFGGMAGIPKRAANVEAALTGQPWDEATIQAAAAAFDQDFTPMSDMRASADYRLETARSMLCRYFAEMNGAAVSVLEVKP; via the coding sequence ATGGCACTCGCCTTTCGTCTGAATGGTGAAGACGTTCTGATCGAACACGCAGACGCCTCAGTCACGCTGTTGGACTGGCTGCGCGACGCTAAGGGTCTCACCGGCACCAAAGAAGGCTGCAATGAGGGCGATTGCGGCGCCTGCACCGTGATGGTCACCGATTCACGCGGATCGAAGGCGCTGAATGCCTGCATTCTGTTCCTGCCCCAGCTCAACGGCAAATCTGTCCGCACTGTCGAAGGTGCCGCAGGCCCGGACGGCAGCCTGCATCCGGTGCAGCAGGCCATGATCGATCATCACGGCAGCCAATGCGGCTTCTGCACCCCCGGCTTCATCATGTCGATGGTGACCGCCCACACCAACGGTGCGACGGATTATGACGACCAGCTGGCCGGCAACCTTTGCCGCTGCACCGGCTACGCCCCGATCATCCGCGCCGCCAAGGCCGCCAGCGGCGCCCCGGTCCCGGACTGGATCGCGGATGAAACCTCTTTCACTTTTTCCGAAATACTCCGGGGGGAGGCCGCAGGCCGGGAGGCAGCGCCCCCCTCCGCCCCCCCTGCGGCAACGCCCCCGCTGCTGCCCGCCTCCGCAGACGAACTAGCCGAACTCTACAGCGCCAACCCGGATGCAACCCTTGTGGCCGGCGCCACCGACGTCGGCCTCTGGGTCACCAAGCAGCTGCGCCATCTGCCGCAGATGATCTTCCTGGACGGCTGCACAGACCTGAAGGACATTGAGGTCACGGACACCTCCGTCCGCATTGGCGCTATGGCAGACATGAACGCCCTGCGTACCGCAATAGAACCGCTGCACCCGTCATTCGCCGAAATGCTCCGCCGCTTCGCCTCCCAGCAGGTGCGCGCCGCCGCGACAGTTGGCGGCAATATCGCCAACGGCTCCCCCATTGGCGACACCCCGCCCGCACTGATCGCGCTCGGTGCCACCCTGCACTTGCGCAATGGGGATGACCGCCGCGATTTGCCGCTGGAGGATTTCTTCCTCGGCTACGGCAAACAGGACCGCCAGCCCGGCGAATTTGTCGAGGCCGTCAGCTTTCCCCGCCAGCCCGGCGCGCTGAAGGTCTACAAGCTGTCGAAACGTTTTGATCAGGACATCTCCGCCGTGCTGGGTGCTTTCAACGTGACAGTCGGGAACGGCCGGATCACCACGGCCCGCATCGCTTTCGGCGGCATGGCAGGTATCCCCAAGCGCGCCGCGAACGTCGAGGCCGCGCTCACAGGCCAGCCCTGGGATGAAGCCACGATCCAGGCCGCCGCCGCGGCCTTTGATCAGGACTTCACCCCGATGAGCGACATGCGTGCCTCAGCCGATTACCGGCTGGAAACCGCGCGCAGCATGCTTTGCCGCTATTTCGCAGAGATGAACGGCGCGGCAGTTTCGGTGCTGGAGGTGAAACCATGA
- a CDS encoding ABC transporter ATP-binding protein: MSVPLLSLQGLTKAYPGVVANDSVSFDIGEGEVHALLGENGAGKSTLVKMIYGLVKPDSGQMLLRGEPFAPAEPRAARADGIAMVFQHFSLFDALNVAENIALGMENPPELRDLAARIREVSETYGLPLDPFRTVGDLSAGERQRVEIIRCLLQDPKLLIMDEPTSVLTPQEVEILFKTLQKLQSEGTSILYISHKLEEIRTLCDHATILRLGKNVGECTPAETSARDMAEMMVGSTLQTPERGSREFGGVAMDISGLSVPAPSAFGTALKNVHLTVKKGEILGIGGVAGNGQDELLGVLSGEVLTDADAVKLHGQPIGRLGPAARRKLGVLAAPEERLGHAAAPDMSLTENAMLTGSVREGLEKNGFLDWGATKDFAERIIKAFDVRTPGPGNAARSLSGGNLQKFVIGREVLQDPDVLVVNQPTWGVDAAAAAAIRQSLLDLAAKGAAVICISQDLDELMEISDSFAALNEGRLSAPREAAGLTVDEIGLMMGGAHGMEVAHV; this comes from the coding sequence GTGAGTGTACCACTGTTAAGCCTGCAAGGCCTGACCAAGGCCTACCCCGGGGTTGTGGCCAATGACTCCGTCTCCTTTGACATCGGCGAGGGCGAAGTACATGCCCTTCTTGGTGAAAACGGCGCCGGGAAATCGACGCTGGTCAAGATGATCTATGGCCTTGTGAAGCCCGACAGCGGCCAGATGCTGCTGCGCGGGGAGCCTTTCGCCCCGGCTGAACCGCGTGCGGCACGCGCTGACGGCATCGCCATGGTGTTCCAGCACTTCTCGCTGTTCGACGCGCTGAACGTGGCCGAGAATATCGCGCTGGGGATGGAAAACCCGCCGGAATTGCGCGACCTCGCCGCCCGCATCCGCGAAGTGTCGGAGACCTATGGGTTGCCGCTGGATCCCTTCCGCACTGTTGGAGATTTGTCCGCCGGCGAACGTCAGCGGGTGGAGATCATCCGTTGCCTGCTGCAGGACCCGAAACTGCTGATCATGGACGAGCCGACCTCGGTGCTGACCCCGCAGGAGGTGGAGATCCTGTTCAAGACCCTGCAGAAGCTGCAGTCCGAGGGCACCTCGATCCTCTATATTTCGCACAAGCTGGAGGAAATCCGCACGCTCTGCGATCACGCCACCATTCTGCGGCTGGGCAAGAACGTCGGCGAATGCACACCGGCTGAAACCTCGGCCCGCGACATGGCGGAGATGATGGTCGGCAGCACCCTGCAGACCCCGGAACGCGGCAGCCGCGAATTCGGCGGTGTGGCGATGGATATCTCCGGCCTGTCGGTGCCGGCGCCTTCGGCCTTTGGCACCGCGCTGAAGAACGTGCATTTGACGGTGAAGAAGGGCGAGATCCTTGGCATCGGCGGCGTGGCAGGCAACGGGCAGGACGAACTGCTGGGTGTGCTCTCCGGCGAGGTCCTGACCGATGCGGATGCGGTGAAACTGCATGGGCAACCCATCGGCCGCCTTGGCCCCGCCGCGCGGCGCAAGCTGGGCGTTCTGGCAGCACCCGAAGAACGCCTTGGCCACGCCGCCGCCCCGGATATGAGCCTGACGGAGAATGCCATGCTCACCGGATCGGTGCGCGAGGGGCTGGAAAAAAACGGGTTTCTGGATTGGGGGGCGACCAAGGATTTTGCCGAGCGGATCATCAAGGCTTTTGACGTCCGCACGCCTGGTCCCGGCAATGCGGCGCGCTCGCTGTCCGGCGGCAATCTGCAGAAGTTTGTGATCGGACGCGAGGTTCTGCAGGACCCGGATGTGCTGGTAGTGAACCAGCCGACCTGGGGCGTTGATGCCGCAGCTGCCGCAGCCATCCGCCAGTCGCTGCTGGATCTGGCCGCCAAGGGGGCGGCGGTGATCTGCATCAGCCAGGATCTGGACGAGCTGATGGAAATCTCCGACAGCTTTGCCGCATTGAACGAAGGCCGCCTGAGCGCCCCGCGTGAGGCCGCGGGTCTGACGGTGGACGAAATCGGTCTGATGATGGGCGGCGCCCACGGCATGGAGGTGGCGCATGTTTGA
- a CDS encoding ABC transporter permease, with the protein MIRLEKRPQPSRAWSMATPLVAVLATMLFGGLLFAALGKPPVEAIRTIFWEPLFGEFSFYYRPQLLVKGAPLVLIAIGLSLGFRAGIWNIGAEGQYIMGAIFGAGAGLAFYPSESFLIFPFMVIAGAFGGWIWAMIPAILKTRFGTNEILVSLMLVYVAEQFLASVSLGLLKNPEGFGFPGSRNLQSWDSAHNAELIAGSGMHWGVVAALIAVIFAYVLLNRHMTGYHIRLTGEAPRAAKFAGVNPTRLVLFCLGTSGALAGLAGMFEVSGPSGQVSIDFNVGYGFTAIIVAFLGRLHPVGILLAGGLMALTYIGGDIAQSNLQLPAAAIQVFQGMLLFFLLAFDLLTNFRIALSKPEVA; encoded by the coding sequence ATGATCCGGCTTGAGAAACGGCCGCAGCCGTCGCGCGCCTGGTCGATGGCAACGCCGCTGGTGGCGGTGCTGGCGACGATGCTGTTTGGCGGACTGTTATTTGCAGCCCTTGGCAAACCGCCGGTTGAGGCGATCCGCACCATTTTCTGGGAGCCGCTGTTTGGCGAGTTCTCTTTCTACTACCGCCCCCAGCTGCTGGTCAAAGGTGCGCCGCTGGTGCTGATTGCCATCGGCCTGTCGCTGGGTTTCAGGGCCGGCATCTGGAATATCGGTGCCGAAGGGCAGTACATCATGGGCGCCATATTCGGTGCCGGGGCCGGGCTGGCGTTTTATCCTTCCGAATCCTTCCTCATTTTCCCCTTTATGGTGATCGCCGGTGCCTTTGGCGGCTGGATCTGGGCGATGATCCCGGCCATTCTGAAAACCCGGTTCGGCACCAATGAAATCCTGGTCTCGCTGATGCTGGTCTATGTGGCCGAGCAGTTCCTGGCATCCGTCTCGCTGGGGCTGCTGAAGAACCCGGAGGGTTTCGGCTTCCCCGGATCACGCAACCTGCAATCCTGGGACAGCGCCCATAATGCTGAGCTGATTGCCGGATCTGGGATGCACTGGGGCGTGGTGGCGGCGCTGATTGCGGTGATCTTTGCCTATGTGCTGCTGAACCGCCACATGACTGGCTACCACATCCGCCTCACTGGCGAGGCGCCGCGCGCGGCCAAATTTGCCGGCGTGAACCCCACCCGGCTGGTGCTGTTCTGCCTTGGCACCTCTGGCGCTTTGGCCGGGCTGGCCGGCATGTTCGAGGTCTCCGGCCCGTCCGGCCAGGTCAGCATCGACTTTAACGTGGGCTATGGCTTTACCGCCATTATCGTCGCCTTCCTGGGCCGCCTGCATCCCGTGGGCATCCTGCTGGCCGGCGGGCTGATGGCGCTGACATACATCGGCGGCGACATCGCGCAGTCGAACCTGCAGCTGCCCGCCGCGGCCATTCAGGTGTTCCAGGGGATGCTGCTGTTCTTCCTGCTGGCCTTCGACCTGTTGACCAATTTCCGTATCGCACTCAGCAAGCCGGAGGTGGCATAA
- a CDS encoding ABC transporter permease yields the protein MDLSAINPVLLIASLMVAATPLLLAAIGELVVEKSGVLNLGVEGMMIIGAIAGFAVAVESGSPLLGFVAAAIAGAALSILFAILTQFAQANQVASGLSLTLFGLGLSALLGQSYVGVKPPQMGDIHIPVLSDLPVVGPILFGHDIILYFGIVLTAAVWWVLKYSRIGLVLRAVGENHDAAHALGYKVLKIRLMAIMFGGACAGLGGAYISLIRVPQWTEGMTAGIGWIALALVVFASWKPWRALLGAYLFGGVTVVQLNLQAAGVAIPVEYLAMSPYLITIIVLVILSADKSSAPASLGRNFHASR from the coding sequence ATGGATCTTTCTGCAATCAACCCGGTCCTGCTCATCGCTTCGCTGATGGTGGCGGCAACTCCGCTGCTGCTGGCCGCCATAGGCGAGCTGGTGGTCGAGAAATCCGGAGTGTTGAACCTCGGCGTCGAGGGGATGATGATCATCGGCGCCATCGCAGGCTTTGCCGTGGCGGTGGAGAGCGGCTCGCCCTTGCTGGGCTTTGTCGCTGCCGCCATTGCAGGTGCAGCGCTGTCGATCCTGTTTGCCATCCTCACCCAGTTTGCCCAGGCAAATCAGGTGGCCTCGGGCCTGTCTTTGACCCTGTTCGGGCTGGGGCTTTCGGCGCTGTTGGGGCAGTCTTATGTCGGTGTGAAACCGCCGCAGATGGGCGATATCCATATCCCGGTGCTCAGCGATCTGCCCGTGGTCGGCCCGATCCTGTTCGGCCATGACATCATCCTTTACTTCGGTATCGTGCTGACCGCCGCGGTCTGGTGGGTGCTGAAGTATTCCCGCATCGGGCTGGTGCTGCGCGCAGTGGGCGAGAACCACGACGCCGCCCATGCGCTGGGATACAAGGTGCTGAAAATCCGCCTGATGGCAATCATGTTCGGCGGCGCCTGCGCCGGTCTTGGCGGTGCCTACATCAGCCTCATTCGCGTGCCGCAATGGACCGAAGGCATGACCGCCGGCATCGGCTGGATTGCGCTGGCGCTGGTGGTCTTTGCCAGCTGGAAACCCTGGCGCGCTTTGCTGGGTGCCTACCTGTTCGGCGGGGTCACCGTGGTGCAGCTCAATCTGCAGGCGGCAGGCGTTGCCATTCCGGTCGAGTATCTGGCAATGTCGCCCTATCTGATTACGATCATTGTGCTTGTTATCCTTTCGGCGGACAAAAGCAGCGCACCCGCCTCGCTTGGCCGCAACTTCCATGCCTCCCGTTAA
- the xdhB gene encoding xanthine dehydrogenase molybdopterin binding subunit — protein sequence MSISKPLPHDAAELHVTGAARYVDDIPSPAGTLHLAFGLSPIARGHITGMHLHDAQHSPGVVAVLTARGLPFSNDVSPSIHDEPLLASGTVNYVGQPVFLVVANSHRNARIAARKGRVDYAEEPALLTLDAALAADSRFEEGPRIYAKGDAAAAIAAAPRMIEGTFDLGGQEHFYLEGQAAMAWPQEDGGMHVFSSTQHPAEIQHKVADAIGLPMHSVRVETRRMGGGFGGKESQGNALAVACAVAARLTGKPCKMRYDRDDDMVITGKRHAFRISYRAGFDEDGLLQGVEFLHLADCGWAQDLSLPVADRAMLHADNAYLIPDIRIESHRLRTNRQSATAYRGFGGPQGMVGIERVMDHIAHDLGMDPAELRRRNYYAAPAEGGSAPPPPRDISSKRKDNTTPYGMEVTDFELHGMTADLLRSSDYAARKAAIAKWNKGQAHLKRGIAFSPVKFGISFTLTHLNQAGALVHVYQDGSVHLNHGGTEMGQGLFQKVAQVAASRFGIPLEKVKITATDTAKVPNTSATAASSGSDLNGMAVKAACDILRDRMAEYLALQHQARPGDVVFEGGMVRIGQDKMSFDQAAMTCYQGRVSLSATGFYKTPKVEWDRIKGQGRPFYYFAYGAAVTEVVVDALTGENRILRADILHDAGASLNPGIDIGQIEGGYVQGAGWLTTEELVWDGAGRLRTHAPSTYKIPACSDRPDVFNVALYDGQNREDTIYRSKAVGEPPFMLGISAWLALSDAVSAFGDSYPALNAPATAEKVWRAIRRVRDGV from the coding sequence ATGAGCATTTCAAAACCCCTCCCCCATGACGCCGCCGAACTGCATGTGACCGGCGCCGCCCGCTATGTGGATGACATACCCTCGCCCGCTGGCACGCTGCATCTGGCCTTTGGCCTCTCCCCCATCGCCCGCGGCCATATCACCGGCATGCACCTGCACGACGCGCAGCACAGCCCCGGTGTCGTGGCGGTGCTGACCGCCAGGGGGCTGCCGTTTTCCAACGACGTCTCCCCTTCGATCCATGACGAGCCGCTGCTGGCTTCGGGCACGGTCAACTACGTCGGCCAGCCGGTGTTCCTGGTGGTTGCCAACAGCCATCGCAACGCCCGCATCGCCGCCCGCAAGGGCCGGGTGGACTATGCCGAGGAGCCCGCCCTGCTGACACTGGACGCGGCCCTTGCCGCTGACAGCCGGTTCGAGGAAGGCCCGCGCATCTATGCCAAGGGCGACGCCGCTGCCGCCATCGCTGCCGCTCCGCGCATGATTGAGGGCACATTCGACCTCGGCGGACAGGAGCATTTCTACCTCGAAGGCCAGGCGGCAATGGCCTGGCCGCAGGAGGATGGCGGCATGCATGTCTTCTCCTCGACCCAGCACCCGGCCGAGATCCAGCACAAAGTGGCGGACGCCATCGGCCTGCCAATGCATAGTGTCAGGGTCGAAACCCGCCGCATGGGCGGCGGCTTTGGCGGCAAGGAAAGCCAGGGCAATGCTTTGGCCGTCGCTTGTGCCGTTGCGGCGCGGCTGACCGGCAAGCCCTGCAAGATGCGCTATGACCGTGACGACGACATGGTGATCACCGGCAAGCGCCACGCCTTCCGCATCTCCTACCGCGCTGGATTTGATGAGGACGGCCTTCTGCAAGGGGTCGAGTTCCTGCATCTGGCAGATTGCGGCTGGGCGCAGGACTTGTCGCTGCCGGTCGCCGACCGCGCGATGCTGCACGCGGATAACGCCTATCTGATCCCCGATATCCGGATCGAGAGCCACCGCCTGCGCACCAACCGGCAAAGCGCCACCGCCTACCGCGGTTTTGGCGGACCGCAGGGCATGGTCGGGATCGAGCGGGTGATGGACCATATCGCCCATGACCTCGGGATGGACCCGGCGGAGCTGCGGCGGAGGAATTATTACGCGGCACCGGCGGAGGGGGGCTCTGCCCCCCCGCCCCCCCGGGATATTTCCAGCAAGAGGAAAGACAACACCACGCCTTATGGCATGGAAGTCACAGATTTTGAGCTGCATGGGATGACGGCGGATTTGCTGCGCTCCTCGGATTATGCGGCGCGCAAAGCAGCCATTGCGAAGTGGAACAAGGGCCAGGCGCATCTGAAGCGCGGCATTGCCTTTTCGCCGGTGAAGTTCGGGATTTCCTTTACGCTGACGCATCTCAATCAAGCCGGCGCGCTGGTGCATGTCTATCAGGACGGCTCGGTGCATCTGAACCACGGCGGCACCGAGATGGGCCAGGGGCTGTTTCAGAAGGTGGCACAGGTTGCCGCCAGCCGCTTTGGCATCCCGCTGGAGAAGGTCAAGATCACCGCAACCGACACCGCCAAAGTGCCCAATACCTCCGCCACCGCGGCCTCGTCGGGGTCCGACCTTAATGGCATGGCGGTGAAGGCGGCCTGCGACATCCTTCGAGACCGCATGGCCGAGTATCTGGCGTTGCAACATCAGGCCCGCCCCGGCGATGTGGTGTTTGAAGGTGGCATGGTGCGCATTGGCCAGGACAAAATGTCCTTCGATCAGGCCGCCATGACCTGCTACCAGGGCCGCGTCAGCCTGTCAGCCACCGGCTTTTACAAGACACCCAAGGTGGAATGGGACCGGATCAAGGGCCAGGGCCGCCCGTTTTACTATTTCGCCTATGGCGCCGCTGTGACCGAGGTTGTTGTGGACGCCCTCACCGGTGAGAACCGTATCCTGCGTGCAGACATTCTGCACGATGCCGGCGCGTCGCTGAACCCAGGCATCGACATCGGCCAGATCGAGGGCGGCTATGTGCAGGGCGCCGGCTGGCTGACCACCGAAGAACTGGTCTGGGACGGTGCCGGGCGGCTCAGGACTCATGCGCCCTCGACCTACAAGATCCCTGCCTGCTCGGACCGGCCCGATGTGTTCAACGTTGCACTTTACGACGGGCAGAACCGCGAGGACACCATCTACCGCTCCAAGGCGGTGGGGGAGCCGCCTTTTATGCTGGGCATCTCCGCCTGGCTGGCGCTCAGCGATGCGGTTTCCGCCTTTGGCGACAGCTACCCGGCGCTGAACGCGCCGGCGACGGCAGAGAAAGTCTGGCGCGCAATCCGGAGGGTGCGCGATGGGGTTTGA
- the xdhC gene encoding xanthine dehydrogenase accessory protein XdhC, with the protein MGFDVAALRKAVSEHGRVTRVVIAAIRGSSPRETGTAMLVWKDGQSGTIGGGALEFEAAEAARLQAESKTFSTHALGPDLGQCCGGAVTLLSEVYETADLAALDQEIIARSASPAPMPMAVKRILAAARSQGLPPSPQLVDGWMIEPLHQPQLPVWIWGAGHVGRALVNVLAPLPDLQITWADTAAERFPAKIPDGVTAVPAADVALLVPHAPENAAHLVLTYSHALDLALCHALLGHGFAFAGLIGSKTKWARFRSRLAALGHSPDRISRITCPIGDPQLGKHPQMIAVGVAAQLLRLSAKEELRKDRRA; encoded by the coding sequence ATGGGGTTTGATGTTGCAGCCCTCCGCAAGGCGGTTTCCGAACATGGCCGCGTCACTCGCGTGGTGATCGCTGCCATCCGCGGCTCCTCCCCGCGCGAGACGGGCACCGCCATGCTGGTGTGGAAGGATGGCCAAAGCGGCACCATCGGCGGTGGCGCCTTGGAGTTTGAGGCCGCCGAAGCCGCACGCCTGCAAGCCGAGTCCAAGACGTTCAGCACCCATGCATTGGGGCCGGACCTGGGCCAATGCTGCGGCGGCGCCGTCACCCTGCTGAGCGAGGTCTATGAGACCGCGGATCTGGCCGCGCTGGATCAGGAGATCATCGCCCGCTCCGCCAGCCCGGCGCCGATGCCGATGGCGGTGAAACGCATCCTCGCTGCCGCCCGCAGCCAGGGCCTGCCCCCTTCGCCGCAGCTGGTGGACGGCTGGATGATCGAACCGCTGCATCAGCCGCAACTGCCGGTCTGGATCTGGGGCGCGGGCCATGTCGGCCGGGCGCTGGTGAACGTTCTGGCGCCGCTGCCGGACCTGCAGATCACCTGGGCCGATACCGCCGCCGAGCGGTTCCCGGCTAAGATCCCCGACGGCGTCACCGCGGTTCCGGCAGCTGACGTTGCGCTTCTGGTGCCGCATGCGCCTGAAAACGCTGCGCATTTGGTGCTAACCTATTCCCACGCGCTGGATCTGGCGCTATGCCACGCTTTGCTGGGCCACGGCTTTGCCTTCGCCGGGCTGATCGGCTCCAAAACCAAATGGGCGCGGTTCCGGTCGCGTCTTGCCGCCCTGGGCCACAGCCCGGACCGGATTTCACGGATCACCTGCCCGATCGGCGATCCGCAACTTGGAAAACATCCGCAGATGATTGCGGTCGGCGTCGCGGCCCAGCTGCTGCGGCTGAGTGCAAAAGAAGAACTGAGAAAGGACCGGCGCGCGTGA